From a region of the Salinispira pacifica genome:
- a CDS encoding TM2 domain-containing protein — translation MGRKRLGDSYLLCMLGFLGPAGIHRFYLGKPVSGLFYLFTYGFFGLGTIIDLFKMPRMVEEANRRLYIERALDDDEYDRYRNYPPRRLGEYDSSPRSSVSSDAPKRPEAKSLEHLIFILAQENKGVLTAAQLALESGIPADQAQHNLELMVAKQYAREGMRHNGLKVFVFEEFLSDSVRAQLKF, via the coding sequence TTGGGCAGAAAGCGTTTAGGTGATTCGTATCTTTTATGTATGCTGGGGTTTTTGGGACCTGCGGGAATTCACCGCTTCTACCTGGGGAAACCGGTTTCAGGTCTCTTTTACCTCTTTACCTACGGATTTTTCGGGCTGGGGACCATCATCGATTTGTTTAAAATGCCCCGGATGGTGGAAGAGGCCAACAGACGGCTCTACATTGAGCGGGCTCTGGATGATGATGAGTATGACCGCTACCGCAATTATCCCCCCAGGCGCCTGGGTGAATACGATTCTTCTCCCCGCTCATCGGTCTCATCCGATGCTCCAAAGAGGCCGGAGGCCAAGAGTCTTGAGCATCTCATCTTTATTCTTGCCCAGGAAAACAAGGGAGTTCTCACTGCCGCACAGCTTGCCCTGGAGTCGGGCATCCCGGCTGACCAGGCCCAGCACAATCTTGAGCTGATGGTCGCCAAGCAGTATGCACGGGAAGGAATGCGCCATAACGGTCTGAAAGTGTTTGTATTTGAAGAATTTCTCAGCGATTCGGTGCGGGCTCAGCTGAAATTCTGA
- a CDS encoding alanine--tRNA ligase — protein sequence MTAKELKQKYIEFFTSKNHTEISGKSLIPENDPTVLFTTAGMHPLVPYILGEEHPGGTRLVNVQKCIRTGDIDEVGDSSHLTFFEMLGNWSLGDYFKEEAISMSWEFLTSPRWLGIDPGQLAVTVFQGDDDSPRDETSAALWKKLGIPEDRIYYLPKEDNWWGPPGQTGPCGPDTEMFIDTGIPGTEKSRPGISDGKWLEIWNDVFMQYRKTEDGSFENMDRKCVDTGMGVERTVAILQGKKSVYETELFQPIIAAIEKLSGRSYASSEDEGDRSIRVITDHVRTATFILGDDAAVSPSNLGQGYILRRLIRRAIRHGMKLGLEKAFMAELSSIVIDVYKDFYPELADRREKIQHELIMEEEKFLKTLRKGEHEFEKMLPNLLKGSKRIIPGRLAFKLYDTYGFPLELTRELAGEHGFDVDVEGFDEAFKKHQEKSKMDTNASFKGGLADHGEATTALHTATHLLHTALRQVLGEHVAQKGSNITTERLRFDFSHPEKMSPEEIAKVEEIVNRQIERDLPISYTSMTLEEARNSGAIALFGDKYDEVVKVYSIGDFSKEVCGGPHVEHTGALGRFKIKKEQSSSQGVRRIKAVLIR from the coding sequence ATGACAGCCAAAGAACTGAAACAGAAATATATTGAATTTTTTACAAGCAAGAACCACACGGAAATTTCCGGTAAGAGTCTGATTCCCGAGAACGATCCCACGGTGCTGTTCACCACTGCGGGGATGCACCCTCTGGTCCCCTATATTCTGGGGGAAGAACACCCCGGGGGAACCCGGCTGGTGAATGTCCAGAAGTGTATTCGTACAGGTGATATCGACGAAGTGGGCGACTCCTCCCATCTTACGTTTTTTGAAATGCTGGGGAACTGGAGTCTGGGTGATTATTTCAAGGAAGAAGCAATCAGCATGAGCTGGGAGTTTCTCACTTCTCCCCGGTGGCTGGGCATTGACCCCGGCCAGCTGGCGGTAACTGTTTTTCAGGGAGATGATGATTCCCCCAGGGACGAAACCAGTGCCGCTTTGTGGAAGAAACTGGGAATTCCCGAAGACCGCATTTACTACCTTCCCAAGGAAGACAACTGGTGGGGCCCCCCGGGACAGACCGGGCCCTGCGGACCCGACACCGAGATGTTCATCGACACCGGCATTCCCGGCACGGAAAAGAGCCGGCCGGGTATTTCCGACGGAAAGTGGCTTGAAATCTGGAACGACGTATTCATGCAGTACCGGAAAACCGAAGACGGAAGCTTCGAGAACATGGATCGGAAATGCGTGGATACGGGCATGGGTGTTGAGCGCACAGTGGCTATTCTCCAGGGAAAAAAATCGGTTTACGAAACCGAACTCTTTCAGCCCATTATTGCCGCCATCGAGAAACTGTCAGGCAGAAGCTATGCCTCAAGCGAAGATGAAGGAGACCGGTCAATTCGGGTGATCACCGATCATGTACGAACCGCAACGTTCATTCTGGGTGATGATGCCGCCGTAAGCCCCTCCAACCTGGGCCAGGGCTACATTCTGCGCCGGCTCATCCGCCGGGCCATCCGCCACGGAATGAAACTGGGGCTGGAAAAGGCGTTCATGGCTGAGCTCAGCTCAATTGTCATCGACGTATACAAGGATTTTTATCCTGAACTGGCTGACCGCCGGGAGAAGATTCAGCATGAACTGATCATGGAAGAGGAAAAGTTCCTGAAAACCTTGAGAAAGGGCGAGCATGAGTTTGAAAAGATGCTTCCCAATCTTCTCAAGGGCAGCAAGAGGATCATTCCCGGACGTCTGGCCTTTAAGCTTTACGATACCTACGGATTTCCTCTGGAGCTCACCCGGGAACTTGCCGGTGAACACGGCTTCGATGTTGATGTTGAAGGCTTTGATGAGGCGTTTAAAAAACATCAGGAAAAATCCAAGATGGATACCAATGCTTCCTTCAAAGGCGGGCTTGCCGATCATGGAGAGGCCACCACGGCACTTCATACGGCAACCCATCTGCTGCATACAGCCCTCCGACAGGTGCTGGGCGAACATGTGGCTCAGAAGGGAAGCAATATCACCACCGAACGGCTGAGGTTTGATTTTTCCCATCCTGAAAAGATGTCTCCCGAAGAAATTGCAAAAGTTGAAGAGATAGTTAACCGGCAGATCGAGCGCGACCTGCCCATAAGCTACACCAGCATGACCCTTGAAGAAGCCCGGAATTCCGGCGCGATTGCCCTGTTCGGCGATAAATACGATGAGGTTGTGAAGGTGTACAGTATCGGCGACTTCTCCAAAGAAGTGTGCGGCGGTCCCCATGTGGAGCATACCGGGGCTCTCGGCCGGTTCAAGATAAAAAAGGAACAGTCCAGTTCCCAGGGCGTACGTCGGATCAAGGCGGTTCTCATCCGATAG
- a CDS encoding tetratricopeptide repeat protein: protein MSGFRTDVKEDHGADDGKSSSLHNDHLEIDVKETSACHSADQDEDEYAEIANLSRQGYQLLKKGQSSEAISCFREIIETDPRNNYALVGIGDSYRKKRRFQEATQYYQRCLDYYPENNYALFGLADCYRSLKQFHRAISVWERYLKLDDRNVTVLTRVADAYRKVKNLERSEAIYLQVLEMEADNAYALIGLGHLHYDFKNFEKALSYWMRMHDIQGDRVDIRVLTSIGNCHRKLKQFDEGSLYFEKALEKEPKNFYALFGLADCHRGMNEPHRSLNYWNRILDKDPENKVILTRAGDAYRKQGNLDEAENYYHRALNIEYDTYAVLGLATVNKHRGRYEDAARSLEGLLKNETRIFRIYPELMECYVQLKDQHSARDLMQRFSRIRGVHQNVQKLMQDYQRDLGI from the coding sequence ATGTCAGGTTTCAGGACAGATGTAAAAGAAGATCATGGGGCGGATGACGGTAAATCCTCTTCCCTTCACAATGATCATTTGGAAATCGATGTAAAAGAAACCTCTGCCTGCCATTCGGCCGATCAGGATGAGGATGAATATGCAGAGATCGCCAATCTCTCACGGCAGGGGTATCAGCTGCTGAAAAAGGGGCAGAGTTCAGAGGCAATTTCCTGTTTTCGGGAAATCATTGAAACTGACCCCAGGAATAATTATGCCCTGGTGGGGATCGGTGATTCGTACCGGAAAAAGCGGCGCTTCCAGGAAGCCACCCAGTACTACCAGCGCTGTCTGGATTACTACCCGGAAAATAACTATGCCCTCTTCGGTCTGGCGGACTGCTACCGCAGTCTGAAACAGTTTCACCGGGCCATATCAGTGTGGGAGCGCTACCTGAAACTGGACGACAGAAATGTCACCGTGCTCACAAGGGTCGCCGATGCATACAGGAAGGTGAAAAACCTGGAGCGCTCCGAGGCGATCTATCTTCAGGTACTGGAGATGGAAGCGGACAACGCATACGCCCTCATCGGCCTGGGACATCTCCACTATGACTTCAAAAATTTTGAGAAGGCCCTCTCCTATTGGATGCGGATGCATGATATTCAGGGAGACAGGGTGGACATACGGGTGCTTACCAGCATCGGAAACTGTCACAGAAAGCTGAAACAGTTCGATGAAGGATCCCTATACTTTGAAAAGGCCCTGGAGAAAGAACCGAAAAACTTTTATGCCCTCTTCGGTCTGGCTGACTGCCATCGGGGAATGAATGAGCCCCACCGAAGTCTGAACTACTGGAATAGAATTCTGGATAAGGATCCGGAAAACAAGGTGATACTCACCCGTGCCGGCGATGCATACCGCAAACAGGGCAACCTTGATGAAGCGGAAAACTATTATCACCGGGCGCTGAACATTGAATATGACACCTACGCAGTCCTTGGGCTGGCTACGGTGAACAAGCACCGTGGCCGCTATGAAGATGCCGCCCGGAGTCTTGAAGGTCTTTTGAAGAACGAGACCCGGATATTCCGGATCTACCCCGAGCTGATGGAGTGTTACGTCCAGCTGAAAGACCAGCATTCCGCCCGGGATTTGATGCAGCGTTTCTCACGGATTCGGGGCGTACATCAGAATGTGCAGAAGCTCATGCAGGATTATCAGCGGGATCTGGGCATATAA
- the hisB gene encoding imidazoleglycerol-phosphate dehydratase HisB, whose translation MSESRKVDIERNTAETRIRLSLDLDSKFRPEIDTPLPFFSHMLTAMAWHGGFGLKIQAAGDVEVDPHHLVEDVGIVLGDAFQRLLGEQAVQRYGERRIPMDDALSEAVIDAANRPFLVYKADFPQPYSGSFDMSLFREFFYALAHNGRLNVHLICHYGDNSHHMIEALFKALGKALAQAYTPVPGARADMSTKEAL comes from the coding sequence ATGAGTGAATCACGAAAAGTAGATATAGAACGGAACACCGCCGAGACCCGAATAAGGCTGAGTCTGGATCTGGACAGCAAATTCCGGCCGGAAATTGACACCCCCCTGCCCTTCTTCTCCCACATGCTTACCGCAATGGCCTGGCACGGCGGGTTCGGACTGAAGATTCAGGCAGCCGGCGATGTTGAAGTGGACCCCCACCATTTGGTGGAGGATGTGGGCATTGTTCTGGGAGATGCCTTTCAGCGTCTTCTGGGTGAGCAGGCTGTACAGCGCTACGGTGAGCGCCGCATCCCCATGGACGATGCATTGAGCGAAGCGGTGATCGATGCGGCAAACAGACCCTTTCTGGTCTACAAGGCGGATTTTCCCCAGCCCTACAGCGGCAGCTTCGACATGAGTCTGTTCCGGGAGTTCTTCTACGCATTAGCTCATAACGGCAGACTGAACGTTCATCTGATCTGTCATTACGGCGACAATTCGCACCATATGATTGAAGCCCTCTTTAAAGCCCTGGGGAAGGCCCTGGCACAGGCCTATACTCCGGTTCCCGGAGCCCGGGCCGATATGTCAACCAAAGAAGCCCTGTAA
- the hisG gene encoding ATP phosphoribosyltransferase: MSVDTPLTLALPKGRLEEQVREHFAKAGIEYHFEKRKLVARDKDKRLEIFLVKNADLPTYVHHGIAGLGVCGEDVLYEAGVPLHRLKELPFGSTRMCLAGPKGASIDVSEQGLKVATKFTRFTRDYFHNQNIPVEMVKLNGSVELAPVLGLTPYIVDLVETGGTLKANNLEVLQELSSIRVHLVANPAYYKYHYREIEHFLEILEAAGDE; this comes from the coding sequence ATGTCTGTAGATACCCCTCTTACCCTGGCCCTGCCCAAAGGCAGGCTGGAAGAACAGGTACGGGAACATTTCGCGAAAGCGGGAATTGAATATCACTTTGAAAAGCGGAAACTTGTGGCCCGGGATAAGGATAAACGCCTTGAAATCTTCCTGGTGAAGAACGCCGATCTGCCCACATATGTGCATCACGGAATCGCCGGACTTGGTGTGTGCGGGGAAGATGTGCTGTATGAGGCAGGAGTGCCGCTTCACCGGCTGAAGGAGCTGCCCTTTGGAAGTACCCGCATGTGTCTGGCCGGCCCCAAAGGCGCATCCATCGATGTGAGTGAACAGGGGCTGAAAGTAGCCACCAAGTTTACCCGGTTCACCCGGGATTACTTCCATAATCAGAATATTCCCGTGGAGATGGTGAAACTCAACGGCTCGGTGGAACTCGCTCCGGTGCTGGGCCTTACCCCCTATATTGTGGACCTGGTTGAGACCGGAGGAACCCTGAAAGCCAATAATCTGGAAGTGCTCCAGGAATTGAGCAGCATTCGGGTGCATCTTGTGGCAAATCCCGCCTATTACAAGTATCATTACCGGGAAATTGAACATTTCCTTGAAATTCTGGAGGCTGCGGGAGATGAGTGA
- a CDS encoding ATP phosphoribosyltransferase regulatory subunit — MNTKAMLQLPPGSAGLFLEEAARHQQAIDVTNRLYSQWGYTIVQTPMVDFFDAHSHMLTAAEQSRLYRLIGRDGEVLMLRSDITIFLLKHFQSLLKGAEFPVRLAYSDSILRHEDSIDISRNEHYQSGAELIGGEIMDSDLEILLMLSEQLNALGLERPAVHIGSRRIFNQIFKEIESRSLLREIEAAILERDWKAVEPLTSDIFDAETARTIGRLFSMISDIHSPPGNSGETGSEAEKDRLKELMSLAEDPRIAQLAPGISGDISYLGELCSTVSEYFPRMQFRVDLSEIGQRHYYSGMVFQVYASGIPYGIASGGRYDDLIEEMGMSSGAVGFSIMLSALGGMNPQGNPSEPRRLSREEPEMNFRSRYEKAREMRKNGGSVCL, encoded by the coding sequence GTGAATACCAAGGCAATGCTGCAGCTTCCCCCCGGATCAGCCGGGCTCTTTCTGGAAGAAGCGGCACGACACCAACAGGCCATTGATGTGACCAACAGATTGTACTCCCAATGGGGATACACCATTGTCCAGACCCCCATGGTGGACTTTTTTGACGCCCACAGCCATATGCTTACTGCAGCGGAGCAGAGCAGGCTCTACCGTCTTATCGGACGCGACGGGGAAGTTCTGATGCTCCGCTCGGATATCACCATCTTTCTGCTGAAGCATTTTCAGAGTCTGCTGAAGGGTGCGGAATTCCCCGTCCGTCTGGCCTACAGCGACAGCATTCTCCGTCATGAGGACAGCATCGATATATCCCGGAACGAACATTACCAGAGCGGCGCCGAACTGATCGGCGGTGAAATCATGGACTCGGATCTTGAAATCCTTCTCATGCTCAGCGAACAGCTGAATGCCCTGGGACTTGAACGTCCGGCGGTACACATCGGCAGCAGACGGATATTCAACCAGATATTCAAGGAGATCGAATCGCGATCCCTTCTGCGGGAAATTGAAGCGGCCATACTGGAACGGGACTGGAAGGCCGTGGAGCCTCTGACTTCCGATATTTTCGATGCCGAAACCGCCCGCACCATCGGCCGGCTGTTTTCCATGATCAGCGACATTCACAGCCCCCCGGGCAATTCAGGGGAAACGGGCAGCGAAGCGGAAAAGGACCGACTCAAGGAGCTGATGAGTCTTGCCGAGGATCCCCGGATCGCACAGCTGGCCCCGGGAATCAGCGGTGATATCAGCTATCTGGGAGAACTGTGTTCCACGGTATCCGAATACTTTCCCCGGATGCAGTTCCGGGTTGATCTGTCGGAGATCGGCCAGCGTCATTATTACTCGGGAATGGTGTTTCAGGTGTACGCCAGTGGAATCCCCTACGGGATCGCCTCGGGGGGGCGCTATGATGACCTGATTGAAGAGATGGGAATGAGCAGCGGGGCCGTGGGTTTCAGCATTATGCTCAGCGCCCTTGGAGGGATGAATCCCCAGGGGAACCCTTCAGAGCCCCGGCGCCTGTCACGGGAAGAACCTGAAATGAACTTCCGCAGCCGATACGAGAAGGCCCGGGAAATGCGGAAAAATGGAGGCAGCGTATGTCTGTAG
- a CDS encoding RsmD family RNA methyltransferase, translated as MRITGGEFAGRRIHCPPGTIRPAMDRMREAVFSSLGPLNGLTFLDLFSGSGIIALEAASRGASRVHSVERDRRKKDMLKENLGIAGDHCSFTLGAVERFIMTRQERFDIIFLDPPFPYKHKNDLLKKLINSALVGPETRVLMHFPAEDRIRSEFQDTDGQKSLVFEKEKKFGRSRVYYFRVMRPQAQQEVP; from the coding sequence ATGAGAATAACCGGAGGAGAGTTTGCCGGACGCAGAATCCATTGTCCTCCGGGCACCATCCGGCCTGCGATGGACCGGATGAGGGAAGCGGTGTTTTCATCCCTGGGGCCTCTCAACGGGCTTACGTTCCTGGATCTGTTCAGCGGATCGGGAATCATCGCCCTTGAGGCTGCTAGCAGGGGAGCGTCCCGGGTACATTCGGTGGAGCGGGACCGCCGGAAAAAGGATATGCTGAAGGAAAACCTTGGCATTGCCGGGGATCATTGCAGCTTCACCCTGGGGGCGGTGGAACGGTTCATCATGACCCGGCAGGAACGGTTTGATATTATATTTCTGGATCCCCCCTTCCCCTACAAGCATAAAAACGACCTGCTGAAAAAACTGATCAATTCAGCCCTGGTCGGTCCGGAAACTCGTGTGCTGATGCATTTTCCTGCAGAGGATCGGATCCGCTCGGAATTCCAGGACACAGACGGGCAGAAATCGCTCGTATTTGAAAAAGAAAAAAAATTCGGCCGTTCCCGGGTCTATTATTTCCGGGTGATGCGGCCCCAGGCCCAACAGGAGGTACCGTGA
- a CDS encoding ATP-dependent DNA helicase RecG → MSLEILTAAGGMLNAPAVPSLEELPGVGKKRLEALEKRNIHDQLDLIFRLPTGYTDRRTAKPLNSLYGSSGKGMVHTRITVLHLDYFYARGKKVPKIWVDDGSARGALLCFGRPFLGRQAVPGSEWLLSGSFNLRHGEIQSSSFELVSGKNQADFFRIQPRYSAVPGIPAMVLNKLHDAALNRCRSLIADQPRFAGSGDFPGELKTLELPDLPTALEYLHRPETVNQPSRGRRRLAYAELKALYFQRNKSAAPGSGEGGGTAPEPGPGPGTSRPVRARGPGRPDTGPRSGHPDTGLRPGPVLGTRPGHPDTGRSPGHPGPGTRPGGGCSQKLMSSLPFSLTADQLSVYAGLADAFLRSPETHLLQGDVGSGKTLVALLAALDIMEAGGQAAFMVPTEILARQHLQSTRRLFARAGLEDSYLSPRLYIADMPEEEKETCRREMEEGGAGLVIGTHSLFSRNVSFQSLKLVIIDEQHRFGVAQRGELSRKAENPHVLMLSATPIPRTLTMTLFNNMRLWTIRSMPGGRKPIHTHLAVMGKEEKVYRAVGELLARGERAYFVYPRIESDGNEHEQGLKSAEEMYEQLKRRFPGVSVGLVHGRQDMLTRQKEMESFQEGVHRILVATSVVEVGLDVPEATAMVIEHAERFGLAALHQLRGRVGRGALQSYCYLVYDHRLTTDGKKRLRIMKEHTDGFVIAEEDLQIRGPGNIAGVEQSGYLDLEYASLYGDRDLIEAAARSFS, encoded by the coding sequence ATGTCCCTGGAAATTCTCACAGCAGCCGGCGGGATGCTGAATGCTCCGGCAGTCCCCTCCCTGGAAGAACTTCCGGGGGTGGGGAAAAAGCGTCTGGAGGCTCTGGAAAAGCGGAACATTCACGACCAGCTGGATCTCATTTTCCGTCTTCCCACAGGCTACACCGACCGCAGAACGGCAAAACCCCTGAACTCCCTCTACGGCTCATCCGGCAAAGGGATGGTGCACACCAGGATTACCGTGCTTCATCTGGATTATTTCTATGCCCGGGGAAAAAAGGTTCCGAAAATCTGGGTGGATGACGGCAGCGCCCGGGGAGCCCTGCTCTGTTTCGGCCGTCCGTTTCTGGGCCGACAGGCCGTTCCCGGAAGCGAGTGGCTTCTCAGCGGCAGCTTCAACCTCCGCCACGGTGAAATTCAGAGCTCCTCCTTTGAACTGGTTTCGGGTAAAAATCAGGCGGATTTTTTCCGGATTCAACCCAGATATTCCGCCGTTCCCGGCATACCGGCCATGGTTCTCAACAAGCTCCATGACGCAGCCCTGAACCGCTGCCGCAGCCTGATTGCAGACCAGCCCCGTTTTGCCGGTTCCGGAGATTTTCCCGGCGAACTGAAAACCCTGGAACTTCCTGACCTTCCCACCGCCCTGGAATACCTTCACCGGCCGGAAACCGTTAACCAGCCCTCCAGGGGCAGACGCCGCCTGGCATATGCCGAGCTGAAAGCCCTGTACTTCCAGCGCAACAAAAGCGCTGCGCCCGGATCCGGGGAGGGCGGCGGCACCGCACCCGAGCCCGGGCCCGGGCCCGGTACTTCAAGGCCCGTCCGGGCCCGCGGCCCCGGACGCCCAGACACCGGCCCCCGCTCCGGACACCCAGACACCGGCCTGCGCCCCGGTCCGGTTCTCGGCACGCGCCCCGGACACCCAGACACCGGCCGCAGCCCCGGACACCCGGGACCCGGCACGCGCCCCGGCGGCGGCTGCAGCCAAAAACTCATGAGTTCCCTGCCCTTTTCCCTGACAGCCGACCAGCTGTCGGTGTATGCAGGGCTGGCGGATGCGTTCCTCCGCTCCCCGGAGACCCACCTTCTTCAGGGTGATGTGGGAAGCGGTAAAACCCTGGTGGCCCTGCTGGCGGCGCTGGATATTATGGAGGCGGGGGGACAGGCGGCCTTTATGGTACCCACGGAAATTCTTGCCCGGCAGCATCTGCAATCCACACGCAGGCTGTTCGCCCGTGCCGGGCTGGAGGACTCTTACCTGAGTCCCCGCCTCTACATTGCCGATATGCCGGAGGAAGAAAAAGAAACCTGCCGCCGGGAAATGGAAGAAGGCGGTGCCGGGCTGGTGATCGGCACCCACAGCCTCTTCTCCCGGAACGTGTCGTTTCAGTCTCTGAAGCTGGTGATTATCGATGAGCAGCACCGTTTCGGCGTTGCCCAGCGGGGGGAACTGAGCAGAAAGGCCGAGAACCCTCACGTGCTCATGCTCAGCGCAACTCCCATCCCCCGGACCCTCACCATGACCCTTTTCAACAATATGAGGCTGTGGACCATCCGGAGCATGCCCGGAGGAAGAAAACCGATTCACACCCACCTTGCGGTAATGGGCAAGGAAGAGAAAGTGTACCGCGCCGTCGGAGAGCTTCTGGCCCGGGGCGAACGGGCATACTTCGTGTACCCGCGCATCGAGTCCGACGGCAATGAACATGAGCAGGGCCTGAAATCCGCTGAAGAGATGTATGAGCAGCTGAAACGCCGCTTCCCGGGTGTTTCTGTGGGGCTGGTTCACGGCCGCCAGGATATGCTCACCCGCCAAAAGGAGATGGAATCCTTCCAGGAGGGGGTGCACCGGATCCTTGTGGCCACAAGCGTGGTGGAGGTGGGGCTGGATGTGCCGGAAGCAACCGCTATGGTGATCGAGCATGCAGAGCGATTCGGTCTTGCGGCCCTCCATCAGCTTCGGGGAAGGGTGGGAAGAGGAGCCCTTCAATCTTACTGTTATCTGGTGTATGATCATCGGCTCACAACGGATGGAAAGAAGCGGCTGCGGATCATGAAGGAACATACCGACGGATTCGTCATAGCAGAGGAGGATCTGCAGATCCGCGGACCGGGAAATATTGCGGGAGTGGAGCAATCCGGGTATCTTGACCTGGAATACGCTTCGCTGTACGGCGACCGCGACCTCATAGAGGCGGCGGCAAGGAGTTTTTCATGA
- a CDS encoding YggT family protein produces the protein MNPYRVFEFASYLIDFYLLIISLRIILSWFAGDLQMPGVDLLRRVTDPYLNLFRGAGFLRVGFIDFSPLLGIFFLIFVSNLFKTYASGLIAVSVTLAVLVQTVFYGVSSIITLFAIIALIRVVGLFIHASSVDTLWYRLDSFLQPLISRIFAKLLPGRSLPWGTALGLFLALCFVVSILLRVAAGPIIGLIQRIPF, from the coding sequence ATGAATCCCTATCGCGTGTTTGAATTTGCAAGCTACCTCATAGATTTTTATTTGCTGATAATCTCCCTGCGGATCATCCTTTCCTGGTTTGCAGGAGATCTGCAGATGCCGGGAGTGGATCTGCTCAGACGGGTAACCGATCCCTATCTGAATCTGTTCCGGGGCGCAGGATTTCTCCGGGTGGGTTTCATCGATTTCAGCCCCCTTCTGGGAATCTTTTTTTTGATATTCGTCTCCAATCTGTTTAAGACATACGCCAGCGGGCTTATCGCCGTGTCTGTAACCCTGGCGGTACTGGTGCAAACCGTATTTTACGGAGTCAGTTCCATTATCACTCTGTTTGCCATCATCGCCCTGATCAGGGTGGTGGGGCTGTTTATCCATGCAAGCAGTGTGGATACCCTGTGGTACCGTTTGGACAGTTTTCTCCAGCCTCTGATCTCCCGGATATTCGCGAAACTCCTTCCCGGCAGATCTCTTCCCTGGGGGACCGCCCTGGGTCTGTTTCTTGCCCTTTGTTTTGTGGTGAGCATTCTTCTCAGAGTGGCGGCGGGACCGATTATCGGACTGATTCAACGCATTCCCTTTTAA